One genomic region from Streptomyces sp. Li-HN-5-11 encodes:
- a CDS encoding Gfo/Idh/MocA family oxidoreductase, giving the protein MRIGILGLGRIGAFHAETLSGLDAVDSLVVSDPFADAAKAAAERFGAQVADSPEAVLAAGVDGVVVAAATDAHPALILAAVEAGVPVFCEKPVARTMSEGVEVLKAVEGRDVPIQIGYNRRFDAGFVAARAAVRSGELGKLHTVRSTTLDPAPPPAAYIAASGGIFRDCSVHDFDIIRWVTGREVTEVYAVGGNRGAEYIKEAHDADTTGAILTLDDGTIAVVSNSRHNARGYDVRMEIHGFTDSIAVGLEDKLPLRSVEPGVTFPAGTPHDFFMDRFTDAYRAELTAFTEVVAGRLPSPCTVADALEAGWIAEACTLSLHEHRPVRIEEVRAG; this is encoded by the coding sequence ATGCGTATTGGAATCCTCGGCCTCGGCCGCATCGGCGCCTTCCACGCCGAGACCCTCTCCGGACTCGACGCCGTCGACTCGCTGGTCGTCAGCGACCCGTTCGCGGACGCCGCCAAGGCCGCCGCCGAGCGGTTCGGCGCACAGGTGGCCGACTCGCCCGAGGCGGTGCTGGCCGCCGGTGTGGACGGCGTCGTCGTCGCCGCCGCGACCGACGCCCACCCCGCCCTCATCCTCGCCGCCGTCGAGGCGGGGGTGCCGGTCTTCTGCGAGAAGCCCGTCGCCAGGACCATGAGCGAGGGCGTCGAGGTGCTGAAGGCCGTCGAGGGCCGTGACGTGCCGATCCAGATCGGCTACAACCGCCGCTTCGACGCCGGCTTCGTCGCCGCCCGCGCCGCCGTGCGAAGCGGCGAACTCGGCAAGCTGCACACCGTGCGGTCGACCACGCTCGACCCGGCGCCGCCGCCCGCCGCGTACATCGCCGCCTCCGGGGGCATCTTCCGCGACTGCTCGGTGCACGACTTCGACATCATCCGCTGGGTGACCGGCCGCGAGGTGACCGAGGTGTACGCCGTCGGCGGCAACCGGGGTGCCGAGTACATCAAGGAGGCGCACGACGCCGACACCACCGGCGCGATCCTCACCCTCGACGACGGCACCATCGCGGTGGTGTCCAACAGCCGCCACAACGCCCGGGGTTACGACGTCCGCATGGAGATCCACGGCTTCACCGACTCCATCGCCGTCGGCCTGGAGGACAAGCTGCCGCTGCGGTCCGTCGAACCGGGGGTGACCTTCCCGGCCGGCACCCCGCACGACTTCTTCATGGACCGCTTCACCGACGCCTACCGCGCCGAGCTCACCGCGTTCACCGAGGTCGTGGCCGGACGTCTGCCGTCGCCGTGCACGGTCGCGGACGCGCTGGAGGCCGGGTGGATCGCGGAGGCGTGCACGCTGTCGCTGCACGAGCACCGTCCGGTGCGCATCGAGGAGGTCCGCGCCGGCTGA
- a CDS encoding maleylacetate reductase has protein sequence MRVVLRPGAAADATPGEAERLGLRRLLVVCGPRGADTARAVADALGPACAGVHAEARMHVPVEVADRAVAVARAAGADGCVAVGGGSSIGLGKAVALRTGLPLIAVPSTYSGSEMTPVWGLTEHGAKRTGRDRAVLPRSVVYDPELTLSLPVALSVTSGINAIAHAVEALYAPDGSPLTALMAEEGVRAMARALPEVASDPGSLPARGRALYGAWLCGACLGATTMGLHHRLCHVLGGTFGLPHAETHTVVLPHVLAHNAPAAPGAAAAVARALAAEDAPTALYELAGRLGAPRSLAALGLNASDLPAAAAQAAGQAGANPRAVTVEGVLAVLKAAHEGRAPGTGDPR, from the coding sequence ATGCGGGTCGTGCTGCGGCCCGGCGCCGCGGCGGACGCGACCCCGGGCGAGGCGGAACGGCTCGGTCTGCGGCGGCTGCTGGTGGTGTGCGGCCCGCGCGGCGCGGACACCGCGCGGGCGGTCGCGGACGCGCTCGGCCCGGCCTGCGCCGGGGTGCACGCCGAGGCCCGGATGCACGTCCCCGTCGAGGTCGCCGACCGGGCCGTGGCCGTGGCGCGTGCGGCCGGCGCCGACGGCTGTGTCGCGGTCGGCGGCGGGTCGTCGATCGGCCTGGGCAAGGCGGTCGCGCTGCGCACCGGCCTGCCGCTGATCGCGGTGCCCTCCACCTACTCCGGCTCCGAGATGACCCCCGTCTGGGGCCTGACGGAACACGGCGCCAAACGCACCGGCCGCGACCGGGCCGTGTTGCCGCGCAGCGTCGTCTACGACCCCGAGCTCACCCTCTCCCTGCCCGTCGCGCTCTCGGTGACCAGCGGGATCAACGCGATCGCACACGCGGTGGAGGCGCTGTACGCCCCCGACGGCTCGCCGCTGACCGCCCTCATGGCCGAGGAGGGCGTACGGGCGATGGCGCGGGCGCTGCCCGAGGTGGCCTCCGATCCCGGCTCCCTGCCGGCCCGCGGACGCGCCCTGTACGGAGCCTGGCTCTGCGGTGCCTGCCTCGGCGCCACCACCATGGGGCTGCACCACAGGCTGTGCCACGTCCTCGGCGGCACCTTCGGCCTGCCGCACGCCGAGACTCACACGGTTGTGCTCCCGCACGTCCTGGCGCACAACGCGCCCGCCGCCCCCGGCGCGGCCGCCGCCGTGGCCCGTGCCCTGGCCGCCGAGGACGCCCCCACGGCCCTGTACGAACTGGCCGGACGCCTGGGCGCCCCGCGGTCCCTGGCCGCCCTGGGACTGAACGCCTCCGACCTGCCGGCCGCCGCCGCACAGGCCGCGGGCCAGGCCGGTGCCAATCCTCGCGCGGTCACGGTGGAGGGAGTGCTGGCCGTGCTGAAGGCGGCACACGAGGGGAGAGCGCCGGGTACCGGCGACCCGCGGTGA
- a CDS encoding intradiol ring-cleavage dioxygenase translates to MTTESTESTEPAEPAESDEITVTDEAVASLRAAADPRLRELLTALIRHLHAFARETRLTGQEWERAIGFLTATGQTCTDTRQEFILLSDVLGLSMLVEALAGRRAPGATESTVLGPFHMTASPERPLGASIDLLGGGEPCVVEGRVVSTAGIPLPGARVDVWQADGHGFYDVQQPDVQPPGNGRGLFTADGEGRFWFRTCVPSPYPIPTDGPVGALLKATGRHPYRPAHIHFIASADGHAPLTTHIFVAGGDYLDSDAVFAVRQSLVQDFTRVDDPALAREFGVPNPFRRARFDLVLEPS, encoded by the coding sequence ATGACCACCGAGTCCACCGAGTCGACCGAGCCCGCGGAGCCGGCCGAGTCCGACGAGATCACTGTCACCGACGAGGCAGTCGCCAGTCTGCGCGCTGCGGCCGATCCACGGCTGCGCGAACTGCTCACCGCCCTGATCCGCCATCTGCACGCGTTCGCGCGGGAGACCCGGCTGACCGGGCAGGAGTGGGAGCGGGCGATCGGCTTCCTCACCGCGACCGGACAGACGTGCACCGACACCCGTCAGGAGTTCATCCTCCTGTCGGACGTGCTCGGCCTGTCCATGCTGGTGGAGGCCCTGGCCGGCCGGCGCGCCCCCGGCGCCACCGAGTCGACGGTGCTCGGCCCCTTCCACATGACCGCCTCGCCAGAGCGCCCTCTCGGCGCGAGCATCGACCTGTTGGGCGGCGGCGAGCCCTGCGTGGTCGAGGGCCGGGTCGTCTCCACGGCGGGCATTCCGCTGCCCGGCGCCCGCGTCGACGTGTGGCAGGCAGACGGCCACGGCTTCTACGACGTGCAGCAGCCGGACGTCCAGCCGCCCGGCAACGGACGGGGCCTGTTCACCGCCGACGGCGAGGGCCGCTTCTGGTTCCGCACCTGTGTCCCGAGCCCGTACCCGATCCCGACCGACGGGCCGGTCGGCGCCCTGCTGAAGGCCACCGGCCGGCACCCCTACCGCCCCGCCCACATCCACTTCATCGCCTCCGCCGACGGCCATGCGCCGCTGACCACGCACATCTTCGTGGCGGGCGGCGACTACCTCGACTCCGACGCGGTCTTCGCGGTGCGGCAAAGCCTGGTGCAGGACTTCACCCGCGTCGACGACCCGGCGCTCGCCCGGGAGTTCGGCGTGCCGAACCCCTTCCGGCGGGCCCGCTTCGACCTCGTACTGGAGCCCTCGTGA
- a CDS encoding MarR family transcriptional regulator, whose product MPVALLREIAEAGPSRPGALAQRLGVVAAHVTRQVTRLEEAGCAVRVPDPDDRRARRIRLTAPGRDAVDRLRDAGAQEMRLALAA is encoded by the coding sequence ATGCCGGTGGCGCTGCTGCGGGAGATCGCCGAGGCCGGGCCGTCGCGGCCGGGGGCACTGGCCCAGCGACTGGGCGTGGTGGCCGCCCATGTGACCCGTCAGGTGACGCGGCTCGAGGAGGCCGGCTGTGCCGTGCGGGTGCCGGACCCCGACGACCGCCGCGCCCGGCGCATCCGGCTCACCGCGCCCGGACGGGACGCCGTCGACCGCCTCCGTGATGCGGGCGCCCAGGAGATGAGGCTGGCCCTGGCCGCCTGA
- a CDS encoding LacI family DNA-binding transcriptional regulator, with protein sequence MGHPFPIREIARQAGLSEATVDRVLNGRGGVRESTAREVHRAIADLDRQRTQVRLVGRTFMVDMVMQAPERFTTAVRAALETELPSLHPAVVRSRFHFRETGPVEEQVAVLDRIARRGSQGVILKAPDVPEVTAAVGRLVAAGIPVVTLVTDLPASARLAYVGSDNRAAGATAAYLMGQWLGDRPGNVLTSLSSGFFRNEEEREMGFRSAMRTRHPQRTLVEIAEGQGLDATQYDLVRAALERDPGIRAVYSIGGGNIATLRAFEDLGRECAVFVAHDLDHDNTRLLREHRLSAVLHHDLRQDMREACHLVMRAHGALPPAGPTLPSAIQVVTPYNMPPQAAAG encoded by the coding sequence ATGGGCCACCCCTTCCCCATCCGCGAGATCGCACGTCAGGCCGGGCTGAGCGAGGCCACCGTCGACCGTGTCCTCAACGGCCGGGGCGGGGTCCGCGAGAGCACGGCGCGGGAGGTGCACCGCGCCATCGCCGACCTGGACCGGCAGCGCACCCAGGTCAGGCTGGTGGGCCGTACGTTCATGGTCGACATGGTGATGCAGGCGCCGGAGAGGTTCACCACCGCCGTCCGTGCCGCCCTGGAGACGGAACTGCCGTCGCTGCACCCCGCCGTGGTGCGCTCGCGCTTCCACTTCCGCGAGACCGGGCCGGTGGAGGAGCAGGTCGCCGTCCTCGACCGGATCGCGCGGCGCGGCTCGCAGGGCGTGATCCTCAAGGCCCCGGACGTCCCGGAGGTCACGGCGGCCGTCGGCCGGCTGGTGGCGGCCGGGATCCCGGTCGTCACTCTCGTCACCGACCTGCCCGCCAGCGCCCGGCTCGCCTACGTCGGCAGCGACAACCGCGCGGCGGGCGCCACGGCCGCGTACCTGATGGGCCAGTGGCTCGGCGACCGGCCCGGCAACGTGCTGACCAGTCTGAGCAGCGGGTTCTTCCGCAACGAGGAGGAGCGCGAGATGGGCTTCCGCAGCGCGATGCGGACCCGCCACCCGCAGCGCACCCTCGTGGAGATCGCCGAGGGGCAGGGCCTGGACGCCACGCAGTACGACCTCGTCCGGGCCGCCCTGGAGCGGGACCCCGGAATTCGCGCGGTCTACTCGATCGGCGGAGGCAACATCGCCACCCTGCGGGCCTTCGAGGACCTCGGACGCGAGTGCGCGGTGTTCGTCGCGCACGACCTCGACCACGACAACACCCGCCTGCTGCGCGAACACCGGCTGTCCGCCGTGCTCCACCACGACCTGCGCCAGGACATGCGGGAGGCCTGCCACCTGGTGATGCGCGCCCATGGCGCGCTGCCGCCCGCCGGACCGACGCTGCCCTCCGCGATCCAGGTCGTGACCCCGTACAACATGCCGCCGCAGGCAGCGGCCGGCTGA
- a CDS encoding phytanoyl-CoA dioxygenase family protein: MSFTSVHRRAWLSEQDCDLDAFRTLVEQATDLADYPHASAVERNVLIYDSERLRAAGAGRAVQAELVRALDEGPGIVVFRAAFPDPRVVDRATAVFDALIAEQRASGATAGDHFAKPGANDRVWNALEKAALYDAEAFADYYANDVVALVSEAWLGPGYQVTSQINVVNPGGAAQTVHRDYHLGFLANEVAAAYPAHVHRLSPVLTLQGAVAHCDMPVESGPTMYLPYSQRYEPGYLAWRLAEFQAYFGAHHVQLPLAKGDAVFFNPALFHAAGTNRSADIRRMANLLQVSSAFGRAMETVDREAVAGAVFPVLLQRKAEGVDAEWLDRVVAASAEGYPFPTNLDSDPPVDGLAPLSQADVVRRAVREEWTPQALRAELRAGTERRES, from the coding sequence ATGTCCTTCACCTCCGTACACCGCCGTGCCTGGCTGTCCGAGCAGGACTGCGACCTCGACGCCTTCCGCACCCTCGTCGAGCAGGCCACCGACCTCGCGGACTACCCGCATGCCTCGGCCGTCGAGCGCAACGTCCTGATCTACGACAGCGAGCGGTTGCGCGCCGCCGGGGCCGGGCGTGCGGTGCAGGCGGAGCTGGTGCGCGCCCTCGACGAAGGCCCGGGCATCGTGGTGTTCCGCGCCGCTTTTCCCGATCCGCGGGTCGTCGACCGGGCCACGGCCGTCTTCGACGCCCTGATCGCCGAGCAGCGCGCGTCGGGCGCGACCGCCGGAGACCACTTCGCCAAGCCCGGCGCCAACGACCGCGTCTGGAACGCGCTGGAGAAGGCGGCCCTGTACGACGCGGAGGCGTTCGCCGACTACTACGCCAACGACGTCGTCGCCCTGGTCTCCGAGGCCTGGCTGGGCCCGGGCTACCAGGTCACCTCGCAGATCAACGTGGTCAACCCGGGCGGCGCCGCGCAGACCGTGCACCGTGACTACCACCTCGGCTTCCTCGCCAACGAGGTCGCCGCCGCCTACCCCGCGCACGTGCACCGTCTCTCCCCCGTGCTCACCCTCCAGGGCGCCGTCGCGCACTGCGACATGCCCGTCGAGTCCGGCCCGACGATGTACCTGCCGTACTCGCAGCGGTACGAGCCGGGTTACCTGGCCTGGCGGCTGGCGGAGTTCCAGGCGTACTTCGGGGCGCATCACGTCCAGCTCCCGCTGGCCAAGGGTGACGCGGTCTTCTTCAACCCGGCGCTCTTCCACGCCGCCGGCACCAACCGGTCGGCGGACATCCGGCGCATGGCCAACCTGCTGCAGGTCTCCTCCGCCTTCGGACGCGCCATGGAGACGGTCGACCGGGAGGCGGTGGCGGGCGCGGTCTTCCCGGTGCTGCTCCAGCGCAAGGCGGAGGGCGTGGACGCCGAGTGGCTCGACCGTGTCGTCGCCGCGAGCGCCGAGGGCTACCCCTTCCCCACCAACCTCGACAGCGACCCGCCGGTCGACGGTCTGGCTCCGCTCTCCCAGGCGGACGTCGTCCGGCGGGCGGTGCGTGAGGAATGGACACCGCAGGCGCTCCGCGCGGAGCTGCGGGCCGGTACCGAGCGACGCGAAAGCTGA
- a CDS encoding MarR family transcriptional regulator has translation MPTSPPPTGPVSTEVAEIERALMRITYLSTRARQHERLMGLAGVPLDRAAVALLRQIADSEPLRPGELANRLGVEASHVTRTVQQLQKSGHVTRVPDPDDRRAQRIQLTELGRDAIARIREAGARGMQLALSHWSPEELHRLATLFHRMVDDFLAYAGDLDREQGEGPPAHVR, from the coding sequence ATGCCCACTTCACCGCCACCCACCGGACCCGTCTCGACCGAAGTGGCCGAGATCGAGCGCGCGCTGATGCGCATCACCTACCTGAGCACCCGGGCCCGGCAGCACGAGAGACTGATGGGCCTGGCCGGGGTGCCGCTGGACCGCGCCGCGGTCGCGCTGCTGCGCCAGATCGCCGACTCCGAGCCGCTGCGGCCGGGGGAGCTGGCCAACCGCCTCGGGGTGGAGGCGTCCCACGTCACCCGCACGGTCCAGCAGTTGCAGAAGTCCGGCCACGTCACCCGCGTCCCCGACCCCGACGACCGGCGCGCCCAGCGCATCCAGCTCACGGAGCTGGGCCGCGACGCCATCGCCCGTATCCGTGAGGCCGGCGCCCGCGGGATGCAGCTCGCCCTGTCGCACTGGTCCCCCGAGGAGCTTCACCGGCTCGCGACGCTGTTCCACCGCATGGTCGACGACTTCCTCGCGTACGCGGGCGACCTGGACCGGGAGCAGGGCGAGGGGCCACCCGCCCACGTACGGTAA
- a CDS encoding alpha/beta hydrolase fold domain-containing protein: protein MSLLARPAVASLAARSLQRLTELAGRRSAGRGSTAVLHARFPEYPRDVRQLTVPTSVAPARVTVYRPPTGQAPAGQAAPAVHVNFHGGGYVMAQTELDDALCRFVAVEAGVAVVNVDYAVAPQHPFPAPPRQAFEVVRWVAGHGAAGGWDGARLTVGGQSAGGGLAAAVARQALEQGGPRIALQVLHYPPLDLATGARDKRAAVARPVLRPWMADLFDTAYVPDPRLRADPLVSPAHPSDTADLTGIAPALVITAEHDLLRSEGERYAARLRAAGALTGHVDVPGVDHGYDVQDDEQARQSYMLIARHVRDATGQ from the coding sequence ATGTCCCTCCTCGCCCGGCCCGCCGTCGCCTCCCTCGCCGCCCGGTCGTTGCAGCGCCTGACCGAGCTTGCCGGCCGGCGCTCCGCCGGGCGCGGTTCCACCGCCGTCCTGCACGCCCGGTTCCCGGAGTACCCGCGTGACGTGCGACAGCTGACCGTGCCGACCTCCGTCGCCCCGGCCCGGGTCACGGTCTACCGGCCGCCGACCGGACAGGCACCGGCCGGGCAGGCCGCTCCTGCTGTGCACGTCAACTTCCACGGCGGCGGCTACGTCATGGCGCAGACGGAGCTGGACGACGCGCTGTGCCGGTTCGTCGCGGTGGAGGCGGGCGTGGCCGTGGTGAACGTCGACTACGCGGTGGCCCCGCAGCACCCGTTCCCGGCTCCGCCGCGACAGGCCTTCGAGGTGGTCCGCTGGGTCGCCGGACACGGAGCCGCGGGCGGCTGGGACGGCGCACGGCTCACCGTGGGCGGGCAGAGCGCCGGCGGCGGGCTGGCGGCGGCCGTCGCCCGGCAGGCGCTCGAGCAAGGCGGGCCACGGATCGCGCTCCAGGTCCTGCACTATCCCCCGCTCGACCTGGCGACCGGCGCCAGGGACAAGCGCGCCGCCGTCGCGAGGCCGGTGCTTCGCCCCTGGATGGCCGACCTCTTCGACACCGCCTACGTTCCCGACCCACGACTGCGCGCCGATCCGCTCGTCTCGCCCGCCCATCCCTCCGACACCGCGGATCTCACGGGCATCGCCCCGGCCCTGGTCATCACGGCGGAACACGACCTGCTCAGGTCCGAGGGCGAGCGCTACGCGGCACGCCTGCGGGCGGCCGGCGCCCTGACGGGGCACGTCGACGTCCCCGGCGTCGACCACGGGTACGACGTACAGGACGACGAACAGGCACGGCAGAGCTACATGTTGATCGCCCGTCATGTGCGTGACGCGACAGGGCAGTAG
- a CDS encoding SH3 domain-containing protein → MIRRTLTGGLLATVAVLALVPTAAGAAQAAPAPLSAASAISPHLLPALPSAPVRHTPAVHRVSTARHSRHVDRPAVHRRSVHPLGRVVTRRLPLNVRSGPGTGYRVIGVRHTHRLVALTCRTYGSWVHGTRQWYRLTHRRGYVSAHYVRVSRTVPWC, encoded by the coding sequence ATGATCCGACGGACCCTCACCGGCGGCCTGCTGGCGACGGTCGCGGTGCTCGCGCTCGTGCCCACGGCGGCCGGCGCCGCCCAGGCCGCCCCCGCCCCGCTCTCCGCCGCATCGGCCATCTCGCCGCACCTGCTCCCCGCACTGCCGTCCGCGCCCGTGCGGCACACGCCGGCCGTGCACCGGGTGAGCACCGCACGGCACTCGCGTCACGTCGACCGGCCCGCGGTCCACCGCCGTTCGGTCCATCCGCTCGGCCGCGTGGTCACCCGCCGTCTCCCGCTGAACGTCCGTTCCGGACCGGGCACCGGCTACCGCGTGATCGGCGTCCGGCACACCCACCGCCTGGTGGCGCTCACGTGCCGGACCTACGGGTCCTGGGTGCACGGCACCCGGCAGTGGTACCGGCTCACGCACAGGCGGGGCTATGTCTCCGCCCACTACGTGCGGGTCTCCCGGACCGTGCCGTGGTGCTGA
- a CDS encoding SDR family oxidoreductase — protein MGLLDDKVVLVNGGSQGVGAAIARAAVREGAVVAVTGRRAEPGEALVAELTAAGGKAMFVRADLADAEQARGSVAEVVAAYGRVDCLVNSAGLTSRGTLLDTTPELFDQHIAINLKAPFFAMQAAVSDMVARKAPGTIVNVITSSAHGGQPFLAPYVSAKAGLIGLTRNAAHAHRFDRVRINGLNIGWTATEGEDATQKAFHGAGDDWREQAAARLPMGKLGQPDEIADFVVFLLSDRSGVVTGSVIDWDQNVLGGLD, from the coding sequence GTGGGACTTCTCGACGACAAGGTCGTCCTCGTCAACGGCGGGAGCCAGGGGGTGGGCGCCGCCATCGCGCGGGCGGCCGTCCGGGAGGGCGCCGTCGTGGCCGTGACCGGCCGGCGCGCCGAGCCGGGCGAGGCGCTGGTGGCGGAGCTGACGGCCGCCGGCGGCAAGGCGATGTTCGTCCGCGCCGACCTCGCGGACGCCGAGCAGGCGAGGGGCTCGGTGGCCGAGGTGGTCGCCGCGTACGGCCGCGTCGACTGCCTGGTCAACTCGGCGGGCCTGACATCCCGTGGCACGCTGCTGGACACCACGCCCGAGCTGTTCGACCAGCACATCGCAATCAACCTCAAGGCGCCGTTCTTCGCCATGCAGGCAGCCGTCTCCGACATGGTCGCCCGCAAGGCGCCCGGCACGATCGTCAACGTCATCACGTCCTCGGCGCACGGCGGGCAGCCGTTCCTCGCGCCGTACGTCTCCGCGAAGGCCGGCCTCATCGGCCTGACCCGCAACGCCGCGCACGCGCACCGCTTCGACCGGGTCCGGATCAACGGCCTGAACATCGGCTGGACGGCGACCGAGGGCGAGGACGCCACGCAGAAGGCGTTCCACGGCGCCGGCGACGACTGGCGCGAGCAGGCCGCCGCACGCCTGCCGATGGGCAAGCTCGGCCAGCCGGACGAGATCGCCGACTTCGTGGTCTTCCTGCTGTCCGACCGCTCCGGCGTGGTCACCGGTTCGGTGATCGACTGGGACCAGAACGTGCTGGGCGGCCTGGACTGA
- a CDS encoding serine hydrolase domain-containing protein, whose product MGHACTRLRRGAATATAVGMLMVPLAGGTARAAPPTSVPGPVTAAPSPTPSPSASGIRTLGPSVTRQLDRTVRSVLRETRVPGVTVGIWTPHQGRYVRSFGVADKSTGRRMSPGLYMRIGSETKTFTVTALLQLADQGKVKLDDPIGKYVGDVPNGSRITLRQLAGMRSGLYNYSADPDFFKALTSNPTRHFSPRELLGYSFRHPALFPPGQKFSYSNTNLVLLGLVVEKESGRPLGGSIHSGILGPAGMRNTLFPAGAEFPAPHAQGYTDQTATGKVADATGWNTSWGWAAGAMISTLDDLRVWARTVATGQFPDGRTMVGPALQKQRLNTPPTPVPGVGYGLGIFDVHGWVGHNGSLPGYESLTVYYPPARATLVVLLNTDINYRGQEPSTVFGEAITKIISPAHVFNLPAEPVAH is encoded by the coding sequence ATGGGACACGCGTGCACACGACTGCGCAGGGGGGCCGCCACCGCGACCGCCGTGGGGATGCTCATGGTGCCGCTCGCCGGAGGAACCGCCCGCGCGGCCCCGCCCACGTCCGTACCCGGCCCCGTCACGGCAGCCCCGTCGCCCACTCCGTCGCCCTCCGCGTCCGGCATCCGCACCCTCGGCCCTTCCGTGACCCGGCAGCTCGACCGGACCGTCCGGAGCGTCCTGCGCGAAACCCGCGTACCGGGAGTGACCGTCGGGATCTGGACACCCCACCAGGGCCGGTACGTGCGGTCCTTCGGTGTCGCCGACAAGAGCACCGGCCGGAGGATGAGCCCCGGCCTGTACATGCGGATCGGCAGCGAGACGAAGACGTTCACCGTGACCGCGCTGCTGCAGCTGGCCGACCAGGGCAAGGTGAAACTGGACGACCCCATCGGCAAGTACGTCGGCGACGTCCCGAACGGGAGCAGGATCACGCTGCGCCAACTGGCCGGAATGCGCAGCGGCTTGTACAACTACTCGGCGGATCCGGACTTCTTCAAGGCGCTGACCTCGAACCCCACCCGGCACTTCAGCCCTCGGGAACTGCTCGGCTACTCCTTCAGGCACCCGGCGCTCTTCCCGCCCGGCCAGAAGTTCTCCTACAGCAACACCAACCTCGTCCTGCTCGGCCTGGTCGTCGAGAAGGAGAGCGGAAGGCCGCTCGGCGGCTCCATCCACAGCGGCATCCTCGGCCCGGCCGGAATGAGGAACACGCTGTTCCCCGCCGGCGCCGAGTTCCCGGCGCCGCACGCGCAGGGATACACCGACCAGACCGCCACCGGGAAGGTGGCCGACGCCACCGGCTGGAACACCTCCTGGGGCTGGGCGGCCGGCGCGATGATCTCCACCCTGGACGACCTGCGCGTCTGGGCCCGCACGGTGGCCACAGGGCAGTTCCCGGACGGCAGGACCATGGTCGGCCCCGCCCTCCAGAAGCAGCGCCTGAACACGCCCCCGACCCCCGTCCCGGGCGTCGGCTACGGCCTGGGCATCTTCGACGTCCATGGCTGGGTCGGCCACAACGGCTCACTGCCCGGCTACGAGTCGCTGACCGTCTACTACCCGCCGGCGCGGGCGACCCTCGTCGTGCTGCTCAACACCGACATCAACTACAGGGGCCAGGAACCCAGCACTGTCTTCGGCGAGGCCATCACGAAGATCATCAGCCCGGCGCACGTCTTCAACCTGCCCGCGGAGCCCGTCGCACACTGA
- a CDS encoding DUF2690 domain-containing protein, translating into MRQPQGAAPSPGALAAALRELRDRTGLSLAALATRTPYSKSAWHRYLTGAKHPPRSAVEALARLADADPAPALTLWESAGGTSSAPSEPKPPDAPRGRTGRLPLLSALTLLTAGAAVATALTTSPRGASPGTRAVMAAPRCHGRSCQGELPGAAVCARDAQTKSTVTDATYTVRLRYSPSCGTAWSQVRVRGAVAREISVRAGEDELSATYSADDTRGDTSPMLAVPSPRGVEACAEVNGELACTGLDVAPADQP; encoded by the coding sequence ATGCGGCAGCCCCAAGGAGCGGCACCGTCACCCGGGGCACTGGCGGCGGCCCTGCGCGAACTGAGGGACCGTACGGGTCTGAGCCTGGCGGCCCTGGCCACGCGCACCCCCTACAGCAAGTCCGCCTGGCACCGCTATCTGACCGGGGCCAAGCACCCGCCGCGCTCGGCCGTGGAGGCGCTCGCGCGGCTCGCGGACGCCGACCCCGCACCGGCGCTGACCCTGTGGGAGTCGGCGGGCGGGACCTCCTCGGCACCGTCGGAGCCCAAGCCCCCCGATGCCCCCAGGGGCCGCACGGGACGGCTTCCGCTGCTGTCGGCGCTCACCCTGCTGACCGCGGGCGCGGCGGTGGCCACCGCTCTCACCACCTCCCCCCGGGGCGCATCGCCGGGCACTCGGGCCGTGATGGCGGCCCCCCGCTGCCACGGCAGGTCCTGCCAGGGCGAGTTGCCCGGAGCGGCGGTCTGCGCCCGGGACGCGCAGACCAAGAGCACGGTGACCGACGCGACGTACACCGTGCGGCTGCGGTACTCGCCGTCCTGCGGTACCGCCTGGTCCCAGGTCCGGGTCCGGGGCGCGGTCGCGAGGGAGATCTCCGTGCGGGCGGGCGAGGACGAACTGTCGGCCACCTACTCCGCCGACGACACCCGCGGTGACACGAGCCCGATGCTCGCCGTGCCGTCACCTCGCGGTGTGGAGGCGTGTGCCGAGGTCAACGGCGAACTGGCGTGCACCGGCCTGGACGTCGCCCCGGCGGACCAGCCGTGA